The Vitis vinifera cultivar Pinot Noir 40024 chromosome 7, ASM3070453v1 genomic interval CAACACCGGCTTCGTCTGGGATATGGCTCCTCGGTTCGGTGCTATGGTCCTCTTCCCTGAAGTAAGTCatctgtttggtttctgagaaaataaaagaaaatttttgagttattttcttttccagtCAAGGCAACTagtttattattaaatacaGCGTGACTACCATTTTCGAAGTACAAAGCCAATTTATAACTGTAATTGATCTGGAGGATTCATTTGGCAGCATCGATACTATGGCGAGTCAATGCCTTACGGAAGTAGGGATAAGGCATATGCGAATGCAGCTTCCTTGTCCTATCTTACAGCGGAGCAAGCACTCGCTGATTTTGCAGTATTGGTTACTAATTTGAAACGAAATTTGTCTGCTGAGGGTTGCCCTGTTGTGTTATTTGGTGGTTCCTATGGTGGAAGTAAGCCACCAGTTCTTCCTACCTTCACTTTCTTACGCTTCTTATTTGTAAGTTAATAAGAGATATAAATAGGTACAAGCTTGATGAAGAAAAtgctttttttccttcacaATTTGTTCCAAAACGCTATATAACTTAAGATTGTgaatacactttcaaaattaacGAGAAACTGGTGGAATAATTGGGATTACATAGGATTACATCGACCCATATGGAATTATAATGTAAGTTTTTATTGAACATTGATATATATTCCTTGTTAGCTACATTTTAAGTCTTCTTTCTCATGTAACTGGAACAGTGTTAGCCGCATGGATGAGACTCAAATATCCTCACATTGCAATTGGTGCACTTGCTTCTTCTGCCCCAATTCTTCAATTTGAAGATATTGTGCCACCAGAAACATTTTATGACATTGTCTCCAATAACTTTAAAGTGAGTCACTCTTAatcttattttcttccttgatgttttatatcatatatattctGCATTTTAACCCTACTGAGTCTCATTCTCATAGCGTGAAAGTATCAGCTGCTTTGATACTATAAAGAAGTCTTGGGATGTACTAATATCTGAGGGCCAGAAAAATGATGGGCTTAAGCAACTGACTAAAGCTTTCCGCCTATGTCGGTAAGAGCAACATATAAATAGAATGTTAGTTATATAATCTGTATGTATGCCCTGTTATATTTAGGAGTGTCATCATTGCATTGAAATGGTCTTGTTTGTACAAATTATTCTGGTTTTGCTTGTTTTGTATTATTGAGTTTGTACTAATCAAAGACAAATGGTAGGGACTTGAAAAGGACAGAAGATCTTTACGACTGGTTGGACTCTGCTTATAGTTTTTTGGCAATGGTGAACTACCCATATCCTTCTGACTTTCTAATGCCTTTGCCTGGACACCCAATAAAAGAGGTAGGTTGGTATTTGTGACGTGACTTGTCTGATGATCTATTTGCTGCTTCCAAAGCTGCTGCTTTTCATTTATCTTCATAAAGAAGGTGTCATGTCCTAAGTGGCTAGGCTTGAACTGTCCATATTCAGAATATCTGTCTaatgatatttttgaaataatatatccTGGAATGGTAATCCAAAAGTTTCACAATTTAAGTCTTGGTAGTTTTGAAAGTTTCACTATTCAAGTCTCATTAGTTTTGATATTGTTACAGAATGGCCCTTTATGTGCATTTTTGGGTGTGTGTGAGTGGTTTCAACTTACAAATCTAGAAAGGGATGGTCTGTAACAAAGATAAACaatgattgaaaaaatattttctcagcCCAGAATAATAAGGATTCAGAGATTTTTACTTGCACTCAATAGTTTATATCATGAATCATACCTACGCACCTTATGACCATCTCTTTCCTAAGTGAAAACTTCTCCCCCTTTTGTTCTTCAATGATTATTGAACAGTCCTTGACTTGAAATTTACTGATTCATGGTTTTCTGACTTCTGAATCTTTTCTTCTATGGCCTTTTTGTGCCTTtgacatatttttctttttggactAATATTCTTGTATCTGGTAGGATATCTCGTTAAGATCTTTTCCTATTGAATTaagttaatcattttttttttcattgtctAGGTGTGTAGAAAGATGGACAGTTGTCCTGAGGGAACAAGTGTTCTGGAGCGCATATTTGAAGGAGTAAGTGTCTATTACAACTACACTGGTAAAGTTGAATGCTTTCAGCTTGATGACGATCCTCATGGCATGGATGGTTGGAACTGGCAGGTTTACATTGATTAtgatactttttcttttctctattttttttttttttttttgtggaaatcaaTTAATTGTTTCTTCAAAATGTTCGCACCAAATTTTCCTCAAATCACTATATCTAATTAAGGGCTTTCTatatttccatttccattttgtAGGCATGCACTGAGATGGTTATGCCAATGGCTAGTAGCCGGGAGTCAAGCATGTTTCCAACATATGATTATAATTACTCCTCTTTTCAAGAGGAGTGCTGGAAGGATTTCAGTGTGAAACCTAGGCCTACATGGATAACAACAGAATTTGGCGGACATGTAAGGAAGCATTCATTATAGATTTATCAGTGTCTCTATTTTCCTTCagaatttaaatgaaaactCTCATTTCAAATAGCATATAGTCAGAAGAACAAGCACTAATAATATCATTTCAActtcttttaatcaattatcaACTAACCCAGCTTCATAAAACAGTTCCTCAGACACTGTGGATTGTGACTAAAATTTTGAGTGACCACTTCCTGTTATAATGTGATTTTGAATaaccttttaattttatgtttacaGTAAATATAGATTTACTGTCTCAAAACTGGTGCCCTCTTATAACTGTAGAGTTGTTTGGCCAACCAAAACCTTTGAATAGTGAGATGTGCTTCTGTGACAGTAGGAACCATTCCAAGTTTGTCTTCTCTGTCACCCTCATGTCTTATGTGAATTATGATGCATGGTAATACTAAAATATGTTAATATAAGGTGGGTTTGATATTCAAAATTGTATGCCTCTTCCCTTGTGGGTTCTGTTGcttttggatgatatgaatatcATGAGCTTCTCCCATTCTGTTGCTTTTGCATGAAATGAATATCATGAGCTTCTCCTGTGAAATAATttgattctgattttttttcttcttactgTGAAGGAGTTTAAGACCACATTGAAAGTTTTTGGAAGCAACATTATTTTCTCCAATGGTCTGTTGGATCCCTGGAGTGGTGGCAGGTGATTTTTTATTCTGAAGATTCAATAGTTTGTTTTGTCAAAGATTCATGATCTGAGTTCTGATGGATGCTGATGATATCTGTTGCAGTGTTCTGCAGAATATATCTGAAACTGTTGTTGCTCTTGTTACAGAAGAAGGTAATgctttaatcatttttcattctgAGCAGTTAGCAACATCACTCTTGTGCTAAAGCAACCATgcatttgtttttgttatatCCATAAATGGTACTGATTGTTTGGATGACCTTGACTTTTGCCATATTGGCCCAAGCCCTGAAGAGCGTTATAGCTGCTGTTAGATATGCTATGAACATGAAATGGACCATTGATGCACCAATCCTAACTGTTTTAACAGCAGACTACAACCTTGAGGATAAGATTTAATTAGTCTGACTACCCTGAATTGGTGTCTGGTAGTATGGATGTCCAATCATTTCAAAGGATCTGATCATGGATCAATTAGTTTGATTGGCTTGTTTGGTCCTGGTTTTAAAGGGATTTAGATATACTATCTAGGATAGGTTGTACAGATCCCTTTTCATTGTTCTTCTCTTAGGACCATAACTGTCGTTCATCCATACAGTTCCACTTCAATTATGGTAGCCCAAACCAAACCTAGTGGTTGGTCCAATCATTTCAAAGGATCTGATCATGGGTCGATTAGTTTGATTGGCTTGTTTGGTCCTGGTTTTAAAGGGATTTAGATATACCATATGGGATAGGTTGTACAGATCCCTTTTCACTGTTCTTCTCTTAGGACCATAACTGTTGTTCATCCATACGGTTCCCCTTCAATTATGGTCATCAGTCTTCATGATCTTTCCTTGTCCTTTTAATGTTTCCAATAAGAATCATATCACTCCTTATTGGTGCAATTACTTGTCATTATGGCATCCAATCAAACCATCTCAAAGCCTGTCCCATATCTTGGCTGCCGTTATGGACTTGTCTCATATGTTGTCTAATGTTGTCAGTCTGTCTCTTATCTTGTCTGCCACTGTCAGCCTTCTCTTATCTTGTCTGCTGCTGCCAGTACCTCTCCATCTCAGAATCCTGATCAACCATAGGGCATGTTCTAGAGCAAAGAAAGGAATTGCACAATATACCAAGTTAACTATTGGGTCATGCTCATACCTTCAACATGATGACAACCCAAAACACATCAAAGATAACTAGCCATATAGCTAACCATGTCCACCT includes:
- the LOC100261134 gene encoding uncharacterized protein LOC100261134, with amino-acid sequence MTKLTLTSLLLLLPLIFIVLTSAPPTIASEAATKGYSKSIPRFLGKFAYPNRGKPFQYETRYFEQRLDHFSIADLPKFRQRYLISTRHWTGPDRMGPIFLYCGNEGDIEWFAANTGFVWDMAPRFGAMVLFPEHRYYGESMPYGSRDKAYANAASLSYLTAEQALADFAVLVTNLKRNLSAEGCPVVLFGGSYGGMLAAWMRLKYPHIAIGALASSAPILQFEDIVPPETFYDIVSNNFKRESISCFDTIKKSWDVLISEGQKNDGLKQLTKAFRLCRDLKRTEDLYDWLDSAYSFLAMVNYPYPSDFLMPLPGHPIKEVCRKMDSCPEGTSVLERIFEGVSVYYNYTGKVECFQLDDDPHGMDGWNWQACTEMVMPMASSRESSMFPTYDYNYSSFQEECWKDFSVKPRPTWITTEFGGHEFKTTLKVFGSNIIFSNGLLDPWSGGSVLQNISETVVALVTEEGAHHIDLRSSTAEDPDWLVEQRAFEVKLIKGWIEDYHQKRNSVFSI